In a single window of the Leptospira sanjuanensis genome:
- a CDS encoding transketolase family protein, which produces MGAPSTSTATEKATRDGYGDALHELGASRQDVVVLDADLSGSTKTNKFAKAFPDRFFNVGVAEQNLVGHAAGLALSGLVPFASSFAMFLSGRAWEVVRNSVVYPFLNVKLVASHGGVTVGEDGASHQCIEDFAIMRAIPEMTVICPSDYNECKQIIHAIADYKGPVYVRVGRPNVPVIERENYKFQIGKAEVMREGKDVLLIANGVLVNEAMKAVEELAKEGIGATLLNMATIKPIDKDAILKYAKECGAVVTCEEHNVLGGLGSAVSEFLSEEYPVHVLKVGMKDQFGKSGTWKELLDYFGLRSKNIVETAKKAIALKK; this is translated from the coding sequence ATGGGAGCTCCAAGCACATCGACTGCGACTGAAAAAGCGACTCGCGACGGATACGGGGACGCACTGCATGAACTGGGAGCTTCCCGTCAGGACGTAGTCGTCCTGGACGCTGATCTTTCCGGCTCCACAAAAACCAACAAGTTCGCCAAGGCTTTCCCCGATCGTTTTTTCAACGTGGGTGTCGCCGAACAGAACTTAGTCGGTCACGCGGCCGGTTTGGCATTGTCCGGATTGGTTCCGTTCGCTTCTTCCTTTGCGATGTTTCTTTCGGGAAGAGCTTGGGAAGTGGTTCGGAACAGCGTGGTTTATCCGTTTTTAAACGTGAAACTTGTCGCTTCTCACGGCGGCGTTACCGTCGGAGAGGACGGAGCTTCCCACCAGTGTATCGAAGATTTTGCGATCATGAGGGCTATCCCCGAGATGACAGTGATCTGTCCTTCGGATTACAACGAATGCAAACAAATCATTCATGCGATTGCGGATTATAAGGGTCCGGTTTACGTTCGTGTAGGCCGTCCGAACGTTCCCGTGATCGAACGTGAAAATTATAAATTTCAGATCGGAAAAGCCGAAGTGATGAGAGAGGGAAAAGACGTTCTCCTCATCGCGAACGGGGTTTTGGTCAATGAGGCGATGAAAGCCGTGGAAGAATTGGCAAAAGAAGGAATCGGTGCGACTCTTCTGAATATGGCGACAATCAAGCCGATCGACAAGGACGCGATTTTAAAATACGCAAAAGAATGCGGGGCCGTGGTTACCTGTGAAGAACATAACGTTCTCGGCGGATTGGGTTCCGCGGTAAGCGAATTTCTTTCCGAAGAATATCCGGTTCACGTTTTGAAAGTGGGAATGAAGGATCAGTTCGGAAAGTCCGGAACTTGGAAGGAGCTTTTGGACTACTTCGGACTTCGTTCCAAAAACATCGTCGAAACCGCGAAAAAGGCGATCGCTCTCAAAAAATAA
- the metK gene encoding methionine adenosyltransferase, producing the protein MSLKDFIFTSESVGEGHPDKVCDQISDAVLDAYLEQDPKSRVACETLVTTNLVVIAGEITSKGKVDAQEIARNVIRDIGYNDITMGFDADFAVVSAHVHAQSPDISQGVTEGEGLFKEQGAGDQGLMFGFAINETPELMPMPIYYSHELVKHLAGLRHGNKLKFLRPDAKSQVTVEYKDGKPVRIDTVVISTQHSPDVTHKQIEEALIEECIKKVIPANLLVNTKYFINPTGQFIVGGPHGDAGLTGRKIIVDTYGGYGRHGGGAFSGKDPSKVDRSAAYMGRYIAKNVVASGLADKCEVQLAYAIGVAEPVSVHVDTFGTGKISEDELVKRIRANFKLTPRGIIESLKLLEKGRKYRETASYGHFGRKGSTFTWEETDKAAALKG; encoded by the coding sequence ATGTCTTTAAAAGATTTTATTTTTACTTCGGAATCGGTAGGCGAAGGCCACCCTGACAAGGTCTGCGACCAAATTTCCGATGCGGTTCTGGACGCCTATCTGGAACAGGATCCAAAATCTCGAGTCGCTTGCGAGACCTTAGTAACCACAAACTTGGTCGTGATCGCAGGTGAAATCACAAGCAAGGGGAAAGTAGACGCTCAGGAAATCGCAAGAAACGTAATTCGTGATATCGGTTATAACGATATTACCATGGGTTTCGACGCGGACTTTGCGGTTGTTTCCGCTCACGTGCACGCGCAAAGCCCGGACATCTCTCAAGGGGTGACCGAGGGGGAAGGTCTTTTTAAAGAGCAAGGAGCGGGGGATCAAGGTTTGATGTTCGGTTTCGCGATCAATGAAACTCCGGAACTCATGCCGATGCCGATTTACTATTCTCACGAATTGGTGAAACACTTAGCGGGTCTTAGACATGGAAACAAACTGAAATTCTTAAGACCGGATGCGAAGTCCCAAGTAACCGTCGAATACAAGGACGGAAAACCGGTTCGTATCGACACAGTGGTGATTTCCACACAACATTCTCCGGATGTAACTCATAAACAAATCGAAGAAGCTCTCATCGAAGAATGTATCAAAAAGGTCATTCCCGCAAATCTTCTCGTAAATACGAAATATTTTATCAACCCGACCGGCCAGTTCATCGTCGGTGGTCCGCACGGTGACGCGGGTCTTACCGGAAGAAAGATCATCGTAGATACGTACGGCGGTTACGGAAGACACGGAGGCGGAGCCTTCTCCGGTAAGGATCCTTCCAAAGTGGACCGTTCCGCGGCGTATATGGGACGTTATATCGCGAAGAACGTCGTAGCTTCGGGTCTTGCGGATAAGTGCGAAGTGCAGCTTGCTTATGCGATCGGTGTTGCGGAACCGGTTTCCGTTCACGTAGACACGTTCGGAACCGGAAAAATTTCCGAAGACGAATTGGTAAAAAGAATCCGCGCGAACTTCAAATTGACTCCGAGAGGAATCATCGAATCTCTCAAACTTCTTGAAAAAGGAAGAAAATACAGAGAAACCGCTTCTTACGGTCACTTCGGAAGAAAAGGTTCCACATTCACTTGGGAAGAAACCGACAAAGCTGCGGCATTAAAGGGATAA
- a CDS encoding M3 family metallopeptidase has translation MLPEFKADAPERTKNEILEKIKTIREQLPILLSKQDRTYDHVIRPLNDLVQEMQIEFTVLSHLNSVKNSKEIQALYTEVLPEITAFYSDLGQNEELNRAYQEILKKEEATLGGPRKKVLQDSIIQFKLSGIGLEPEIKKRIQEIQISLSDLDNQFSQNLLDATNAFELIIDRKEDVEGIPESDLNAAKTENGKWRFTLQMPSYIAYMTHGPNRSIRESLYKAYTTKAPQNGILIEKILALRSELAKLLGYSNYVELSLATKVADSGITVLKFLRDLAKQAKPIAEQEFADLSNFAKTLGIDSLQAYDTAFVSEKLMKARFDFDEEQTRPYFEKEKVVSGTFQFLNQLLGLEFRKTSALVWEDKVQVFDLYKNGKLLSRLYLDLEARKDKQGGAWMHNWYSRNRIDGREILPAAFVVCNFPVSTATSPSLLKHSDVVTFFHEMGHALHHLCTKIEEPPVSGINGVEWDAVEFPSQFLENFAFEPSVLKIFGKQYQTGETIPDSMIAKLKETKNFLSAMGIVRQLEFSLFDILIHEKSHTEEEVHSILQNVRKEVSVVIPPEYNRFQNGFSHIFSGGYAAGYYSYKWAEVMSADAFFAFVDKGVFDASLSDAYFTEILEKGGSENAMVLFKRFLGRDPEVGSLLKLYGLKNAA, from the coding sequence ATGTTGCCAGAATTCAAAGCGGACGCACCCGAACGCACTAAAAACGAAATCTTAGAAAAAATCAAAACGATCCGGGAACAACTTCCGATTCTTCTTTCAAAACAAGATAGAACGTACGATCACGTCATCCGTCCTTTGAACGACCTAGTGCAGGAAATGCAGATCGAATTTACCGTTCTTTCGCATTTGAACAGCGTAAAGAATTCCAAGGAAATCCAGGCGCTTTATACGGAAGTGCTACCGGAAATCACCGCGTTTTATTCCGATCTCGGTCAAAACGAGGAACTCAATCGCGCCTATCAGGAAATTCTAAAGAAGGAAGAGGCGACTCTCGGCGGACCTAGAAAAAAAGTACTTCAAGATTCCATCATACAGTTTAAGCTCAGCGGGATCGGTCTCGAACCGGAAATCAAAAAAAGAATCCAGGAAATTCAAATCTCTCTTTCCGACCTGGACAATCAATTCTCGCAAAACCTTTTGGACGCGACCAACGCGTTTGAACTGATTATCGACCGCAAAGAGGACGTGGAAGGAATTCCGGAGTCCGATCTGAATGCGGCCAAAACGGAGAACGGCAAATGGCGTTTTACTCTTCAGATGCCGAGTTACATCGCGTATATGACGCACGGTCCGAATCGTTCCATTCGGGAATCCTTATATAAGGCTTATACGACCAAGGCCCCTCAAAACGGAATTCTGATCGAAAAGATTTTGGCTCTTCGAAGCGAACTTGCAAAACTGTTAGGATACTCCAATTACGTGGAATTGTCTCTCGCGACCAAGGTGGCCGATTCGGGAATTACGGTTCTGAAATTCCTGCGCGACTTGGCCAAACAAGCCAAACCGATCGCCGAACAGGAATTTGCCGATCTTTCCAATTTCGCAAAGACGTTGGGAATCGATTCTTTACAAGCCTATGACACCGCCTTTGTCAGCGAAAAACTGATGAAGGCCCGTTTCGATTTCGACGAGGAACAAACACGTCCGTATTTCGAGAAGGAAAAAGTCGTTTCGGGAACATTCCAATTTTTGAATCAACTTTTGGGTTTGGAATTCCGCAAAACATCCGCGCTGGTCTGGGAAGATAAGGTGCAGGTGTTCGATTTATACAAAAACGGAAAACTTCTTTCCCGTTTGTATTTGGATCTCGAAGCGCGCAAGGACAAACAGGGCGGGGCTTGGATGCACAACTGGTATTCCAGAAATCGGATCGACGGCCGCGAGATTCTTCCCGCCGCGTTCGTGGTCTGCAACTTTCCGGTTTCCACGGCGACTTCTCCTTCTCTTTTGAAACACAGCGACGTTGTCACGTTTTTTCACGAGATGGGTCACGCGTTGCATCATCTCTGCACTAAAATCGAAGAACCTCCGGTCAGCGGAATCAACGGAGTCGAATGGGACGCGGTGGAATTTCCTTCGCAGTTTTTGGAGAACTTCGCTTTCGAACCGAGCGTTCTGAAAATATTCGGCAAACAGTATCAAACAGGAGAAACGATTCCCGATTCGATGATCGCAAAGCTCAAGGAAACGAAGAATTTTCTTTCCGCGATGGGAATCGTACGGCAACTCGAATTTTCCCTCTTCGACATTCTCATTCACGAAAAAAGTCATACAGAAGAGGAAGTTCATTCCATTCTTCAGAACGTCCGCAAGGAAGTGAGCGTCGTGATTCCTCCGGAATACAACCGGTTTCAAAACGGATTCTCCCATATCTTTTCGGGAGGATACGCCGCGGGATATTACAGTTACAAATGGGCCGAAGTAATGAGTGCGGACGCATTCTTCGCATTCGTCGACAAAGGCGTGTTCGACGCCT
- a CDS encoding ParB N-terminal domain-containing protein, translated as MKIRVSDIKVKNRIRKDLGDLRPLKESIQKLGLLHPILIDLDNTLISGERRLESVKILGWEYVDVRIVDIRNKKERVQMEAEENNIRLEFTSEEQERVQELLKRYSYTTIFGRIFAWILDLWDWLKRFFQKK; from the coding sequence ATGAAAATTCGAGTTTCGGACATCAAAGTTAAGAATCGCATCCGCAAAGATCTCGGGGACCTTCGCCCTCTCAAAGAATCCATCCAAAAGCTGGGACTTCTTCATCCTATCTTGATCGATCTAGACAACACCTTGATCTCCGGAGAAAGAAGACTCGAAAGCGTAAAAATTCTCGGTTGGGAATACGTGGATGTTCGAATCGTGGATATTCGGAATAAAAAAGAAAGAGTTCAGATGGAGGCGGAAGAAAACAATATTCGTTTAGAATTTACTTCCGAGGAACAGGAACGCGTTCAAGAACTCCTAAAAAGATATTCATACACAACCATCTTTGGGAGAATCTTTGCTTGGATTTTGGATCTTTGGGACTGGTTAAAACGGTTTTTTCAGAAAAAGTAA
- the lipL32 gene encoding major surface lipoprotein LipL32 has protein sequence MKKLSILAVSVALFASITACGAFGGLPSLKSSFVLSESTIPGTNETVKTLLPYGTVIHYYGYIKPGQAPDGLVDGSKKAYYLYVWVPAVIAEMGVRMISPTGEIGEPGDGDLVSDAFKAATPEEKSMPNWFDTWIRVERMSAIMPDQIAKAAKGKPLQKLDDDDDGDDTYKEERHAKYNSLTRITIPNPPKSFDELKNIDTKKLLVRGLYRIAFTTYKPGEVKGSFVASVGLLFPPGIPGVSPLIHSNPDELQKQAVAAEESLKKAAADATK, from the coding sequence ATGAAAAAACTTTCGATTTTGGCTGTCTCCGTTGCACTCTTTGCAAGCATTACCGCTTGTGGTGCGTTCGGTGGTCTGCCAAGCCTTAAAAGCTCTTTTGTACTGAGCGAGAGCACAATCCCAGGAACAAACGAAACTGTAAAAACGTTACTTCCATACGGGACTGTAATCCATTACTATGGATACATCAAGCCAGGACAAGCGCCGGACGGTTTAGTCGATGGAAGCAAAAAAGCATACTATCTCTACGTTTGGGTACCTGCTGTTATCGCTGAAATGGGAGTTCGTATGATTTCCCCAACAGGCGAAATCGGTGAGCCAGGCGACGGAGACCTAGTAAGTGACGCTTTCAAAGCTGCAACTCCAGAAGAAAAATCAATGCCAAATTGGTTCGATACTTGGATTCGCGTTGAAAGAATGTCCGCTATTATGCCAGACCAAATTGCAAAAGCTGCGAAAGGAAAACCACTTCAAAAGCTCGATGACGATGATGACGGGGACGATACTTACAAAGAAGAGAGACACGCAAAGTACAACTCTCTTACAAGAATCACCATCCCTAATCCTCCGAAATCTTTTGACGAACTGAAAAACATCGATACTAAAAAACTTTTAGTAAGAGGTCTTTACAGAATCGCTTTCACTACCTACAAACCAGGTGAAGTGAAAGGGTCTTTCGTTGCATCAGTAGGTCTGCTCTTCCCACCAGGTATTCCAGGTGTGAGCCCTCTGATTCACTCAAATCCTGATGAACTGCAAAAACAAGCAGTAGCAGCTGAAGAGTCTTTGAAAAAAGCAGCAGCTGACGCAACTAAGTAA
- a CDS encoding TetR/AcrR family transcriptional regulator, whose translation MASNLDKQSNPYDRLMTSALDLFYHRGYSGTSTNQLIADSGTHKASFYRYFQSKEEIALEYLKLQGENFENGLQRMMDRAETWEEFVHTWNSLLLKQVKSGKFIGCPIARFLNSVEEKNEDFELVAEKILHGWIQIFESYFESEKKKGNLDSSLDCHAAAKKILKLFQGSSQLFRITGKTEYLQELKGEMQEVLGGKKK comes from the coding sequence ATGGCTTCGAATCTCGATAAACAGAGCAATCCATACGATCGTTTGATGACCTCCGCGCTCGATCTTTTTTATCACCGCGGATATTCGGGGACTTCCACCAATCAGCTGATCGCCGATTCCGGAACTCACAAGGCCAGCTTTTATCGTTATTTTCAATCCAAAGAAGAGATCGCTCTCGAATATCTAAAGCTGCAAGGGGAGAATTTCGAGAACGGTCTGCAAAGAATGATGGATCGCGCGGAAACTTGGGAAGAATTCGTGCACACTTGGAATTCTCTATTGCTGAAACAGGTGAAGAGCGGTAAGTTTATCGGATGTCCCATCGCGCGTTTTTTAAACAGCGTCGAGGAAAAGAATGAGGACTTTGAACTCGTGGCAGAAAAAATTCTGCACGGCTGGATTCAAATTTTCGAATCCTATTTTGAATCCGAAAAGAAAAAAGGAAATCTGGATTCTTCTTTGGATTGTCACGCTGCGGCAAAAAAGATTCTCAAGCTGTTTCAAGGGAGTTCCCAGCTTTTTCGAATTACAGGAAAAACCGAATATCTTCAGGAATTGAAAGGAGAGATGCAAGAGGTATTGGGAGGGAAGAAAAAGTAG
- a CDS encoding MaoC family dehydratase: protein MTKVPNKPFAELAPSTAVSKDQVKRNIYGRYLEEFTEGEIFEHPREITIDRAFAQEFATTFMDANPLFLSAAYAQAHGFQDMLVSSLQVFNIALSLGVQNDSEKALANLGYYNVQFLKPVYPGDTLSAKTKILKVDDKGPDKPGIVSVRTICLNQKKELVLQYERKIMIYQSNGKPKGSPKPVIKDAFFPETDAPVIELPALKFPTEFKSSTWSDTYFENFKAGQIYIHQNGRTITDEHFPWTYRVGNTHPLHYDKLYSAGISGPMGGEPVVYGGLVFAWLCGMASRDITENMIWDLGFTEGYHTQPSFSGDTVTAITRVLSVEDRGNDFGIPAGAVHLQIIGLKNIKANDAFEKFGEDLFLKENDKKKLGKEKLPEKIFEIERKILVKKKG, encoded by the coding sequence ATGACAAAAGTTCCAAACAAACCTTTTGCGGAGCTGGCTCCGAGCACTGCAGTATCCAAGGATCAAGTAAAACGCAATATTTACGGAAGATATCTGGAAGAATTCACCGAAGGTGAAATTTTCGAACACCCGAGGGAGATCACGATCGATCGAGCTTTCGCACAAGAATTCGCAACCACCTTTATGGATGCGAATCCTCTTTTCTTATCCGCCGCCTACGCGCAAGCGCACGGCTTTCAGGACATGTTGGTTTCCTCTCTTCAAGTTTTTAACATCGCACTTTCTCTCGGAGTTCAGAACGATTCCGAAAAAGCGCTCGCAAATCTCGGTTACTACAACGTTCAATTTTTAAAGCCCGTTTATCCCGGAGACACTCTTTCCGCGAAAACCAAAATTCTCAAAGTGGACGACAAAGGACCGGACAAACCGGGAATCGTGAGCGTTCGTACGATCTGCTTAAACCAAAAGAAAGAATTGGTTCTTCAATATGAAAGAAAGATCATGATCTATCAATCCAACGGAAAACCGAAAGGAAGTCCTAAACCGGTGATCAAAGACGCGTTCTTTCCGGAAACGGACGCGCCCGTGATCGAACTTCCCGCGTTGAAATTTCCCACCGAGTTTAAGTCCTCGACTTGGTCCGATACGTATTTCGAAAATTTCAAAGCAGGTCAGATCTACATCCACCAAAACGGAAGAACGATCACAGACGAACATTTTCCTTGGACCTACAGAGTCGGAAACACGCACCCGCTTCACTACGATAAACTTTACTCCGCGGGAATTTCCGGACCGATGGGAGGCGAACCCGTGGTTTACGGAGGACTCGTCTTCGCATGGTTATGCGGAATGGCATCCAGAGACATTACGGAAAACATGATCTGGGATCTCGGATTCACCGAAGGATATCACACGCAACCTTCTTTCAGCGGGGACACCGTGACCGCGATCACGAGAGTTCTTTCCGTAGAAGACCGCGGAAACGACTTCGGAATTCCGGCGGGTGCGGTTCATCTGCAGATCATCGGCTTGAAAAACATCAAGGCGAACGACGCGTTCGAAAAGTTCGGCGAAGATCTGTTTTTAAAGGAAAACGATAAAAAGAAACTAGGAAAGGAAAAACTTCCCGAAAAGATCTTCGAAATCGAAAGAAAGATTCTCGTTAAGAAAAAAGGTTAA
- a CDS encoding crotonase/enoyl-CoA hydratase family protein yields MSEPILTEKRGHILHIIINRPEERNAFNVDMLYALSRAYDQLEADPEIRVGLVYANGKHFTLGLDLKNVAEFLKKQRRFPLPPESVNPWGTTGKTKTKPVVVAVHGMCITLGIELMLASDIRIAAKRTLFGQVEVQRGIFPFGGGTMRWPAQCGWGNAMKYILTGEPFEAEEALRIGLVQEVVEKSDLIERGILLAEKIAAQAPLGVYATLKSSLESVLYGESKAAENLFPQLLELMDTQDAEEGLASFVEKRSAVFQGK; encoded by the coding sequence ATGTCCGAGCCGATTCTCACCGAAAAAAGAGGACACATTCTTCACATCATCATCAACCGACCCGAGGAACGAAACGCGTTCAACGTGGATATGCTCTACGCTCTGAGTCGCGCCTACGACCAATTGGAAGCGGACCCCGAAATCCGAGTCGGTTTGGTTTACGCAAACGGAAAACATTTCACGCTCGGTCTCGACTTAAAGAATGTCGCGGAATTTTTAAAAAAACAAAGGCGTTTCCCTCTTCCCCCCGAAAGCGTCAATCCCTGGGGGACCACCGGTAAAACAAAAACGAAACCGGTCGTAGTGGCAGTACACGGAATGTGCATCACTCTCGGAATCGAATTGATGCTAGCAAGCGACATCCGCATCGCCGCCAAACGCACGTTATTCGGTCAAGTCGAGGTGCAAAGGGGAATCTTCCCGTTCGGAGGAGGAACGATGCGCTGGCCCGCGCAATGCGGTTGGGGAAACGCAATGAAATACATTCTTACCGGAGAACCGTTTGAGGCGGAAGAAGCGCTTCGGATCGGACTCGTTCAGGAAGTCGTAGAAAAAAGCGATCTCATCGAAAGAGGAATTCTACTCGCCGAAAAAATCGCGGCGCAAGCGCCGCTCGGAGTCTATGCGACCTTAAAATCTTCCCTCGAATCCGTTTTATACGGAGAATCCAAGGCGGCCGAAAATCTTTTTCCGCAGCTTTTGGAATTGATGGATACGCAGGACGCAGAGGAAGGACTCGCTTCGTTCGTGGAAAAAAGAAGCGCGGTTTTTCAAGGAAAGTGA
- the lsa23 gene encoding surface adhesion protein Lsa23, with product MFHSDPIRFRFTILPFAWFAAFTLLTATACSGPKNELPTFSPNLECSEKEIPLLIQPAHDIEDGNRLEVVYCNQRETPSGKRIELSLVFEDERHPSKWKDVVYRIYRGFKYGRNKDIESFRLQFSKTGELSTVHLKNVYSGDQRFNEDPVQHFDSVLKADQLKKEEGKPVLFINTWNHMFSEKDQNPELAKKKLQGIELRTGSRDELDAFYQGK from the coding sequence ATGTTCCATTCCGACCCGATACGATTCCGATTTACCATTCTCCCTTTCGCGTGGTTCGCCGCATTTACATTGTTAACGGCAACGGCTTGTTCCGGTCCCAAAAACGAATTGCCGACATTCTCCCCCAACTTGGAATGCTCCGAAAAAGAAATCCCTCTTTTGATACAACCCGCGCACGACATAGAAGACGGCAACCGGTTGGAAGTCGTTTATTGCAACCAAAGGGAAACGCCTTCCGGAAAACGGATCGAACTCAGTCTCGTCTTTGAGGACGAACGACATCCGTCGAAATGGAAGGATGTCGTTTATCGAATCTACCGCGGATTCAAATACGGAAGAAACAAGGACATAGAAAGTTTCCGTCTTCAATTTTCAAAAACGGGAGAATTGTCCACGGTTCATTTAAAGAACGTCTACTCGGGCGATCAGAGATTCAACGAAGATCCGGTGCAACACTTCGACTCCGTTTTAAAAGCCGATCAGCTTAAGAAGGAAGAAGGAAAGCCGGTTTTATTCATCAACACATGGAATCACATGTTTTCGGAAAAGGATCAAAACCCGGAACTCGCCAAGAAAAAACTTCAGGGAATCGAACTCAGAACGGGAAGCAGGGACGAATTGGATGCGTTTTATCAGGGAAAATAA
- a CDS encoding zinc-dependent alcohol dehydrogenase, with translation MKRIVFKKKHVLEWENVPEPKIQGENQAIVKPIAVSRCDLDLPIVNGYTLFRPGIPIGHEFVGTIEETSPEIADEYPKGTKVIIPFQISCGLCPDCTGGRSKACTSIPYASHYGMGPSAKEFGGALSERIWIPFAKQMLIPMPSNMDAIALASISDNIVEAWKLVGQWLEKKPNSPVMILGGLASSIGLYSASLAVGMGASEVLYLDNDQERLKIAENLGATAVSYSTLPKVWEKKFPLIADCHGLKEGMDFSLKSLSTEGIYGSASIFWTNKLEIPYLDLYNTGATLKIGRVDSREHIPQILNKIVEKKIEPEKIVTKTCSFDDAVEAWLEPAIKLVVKMDS, from the coding sequence ATGAAACGAATCGTATTCAAAAAGAAGCATGTATTAGAATGGGAAAACGTTCCCGAACCTAAGATTCAAGGCGAAAATCAAGCGATCGTAAAACCGATCGCGGTTTCGCGCTGCGATCTGGATCTTCCCATCGTAAACGGTTACACGTTATTTCGACCGGGGATTCCGATCGGACACGAATTTGTGGGAACGATCGAAGAAACCAGTCCCGAAATCGCGGACGAATATCCGAAAGGAACCAAGGTAATCATTCCGTTTCAGATTTCTTGCGGACTTTGTCCGGACTGTACAGGCGGACGTTCCAAGGCCTGCACTTCCATCCCCTATGCGAGCCACTACGGAATGGGACCATCCGCAAAAGAATTCGGAGGAGCTTTATCCGAAAGAATTTGGATTCCATTCGCCAAACAGATGTTAATCCCTATGCCTTCGAATATGGACGCGATCGCTCTGGCTTCGATCAGCGACAATATCGTCGAAGCTTGGAAACTCGTGGGACAGTGGCTTGAGAAAAAACCGAATTCTCCCGTGATGATTTTGGGCGGCTTGGCTTCAAGCATCGGTTTGTATTCGGCTTCGCTCGCGGTCGGCATGGGCGCATCCGAAGTTTTATATTTGGACAACGACCAGGAAAGGCTCAAAATTGCGGAGAATCTGGGGGCGACCGCGGTTTCTTATTCGACTCTTCCCAAGGTCTGGGAGAAAAAATTCCCGTTGATCGCGGATTGTCACGGACTGAAAGAAGGAATGGACTTTTCCTTAAAGTCCCTTTCCACGGAAGGGATTTACGGTTCGGCGTCGATATTCTGGACGAATAAATTAGAAATTCCTTATTTAGATTTATATAATACGGGTGCGACCTTGAAGATCGGACGGGTGGATTCGAGAGAACATATCCCGCAGATTTTGAACAAGATCGTGGAAAAGAAGATAGAACCCGAAAAGATCGTGACCAAAACCTGCTCCTTTGACGACGCGGTGGAAGCTTGGCTCGAACCCGCGATCAAGCTCGTTGTGAAAATGGATTCCTGA
- a CDS encoding ATP-dependent Clp protease adaptor ClpS has translation MAGTQTPDLNEITEESTKSTGGPWRVVLWDDNEHTYEYVIEMLVEICTMTVEKAFLHAVQVDQEKRTVVFSGEFEHAEHVQERILTYGADPRMSNSKGSMSATLEK, from the coding sequence ATGGCGGGCACACAAACTCCTGACTTAAATGAAATTACCGAGGAGTCCACGAAATCGACCGGGGGACCTTGGAGAGTGGTTCTTTGGGACGATAACGAACATACCTACGAATACGTCATCGAGATGCTGGTGGAAATCTGCACGATGACGGTCGAAAAAGCTTTTTTACACGCGGTCCAAGTCGATCAGGAAAAACGCACCGTAGTTTTTTCGGGAGAATTCGAACACGCGGAACACGTTCAAGAAAGAATCCTGACTTATGGCGCCGACCCGAGAATGTCAAATTCAAAGGGTTCCATGAGCGCCACGCTCGAAAAGTGA